The stretch of DNA AGTCAAGCGACTACGGCAAACAGGTTCAGGGCACCGCGCCGCGCGACGGCGAAGCTCTGGGCCGGGCGGTTCTGCTTGACGACCAGACCGGCAACCATATAACCACGATTGAACTGCGCGCAGCGCTTAAAGCGATGGGCGGAGTTGATGTGCTGGCCTACAACTCCTGTCTTATGGCGGATATCGGCGTAACCGCCGAAATAAGCAAATATGCGGATTATATAGCCGGCTCGGAAGAAATTTTCTGGGGGCCGATGGATTTTGAAATATTTCTGAAGGCTTTCCATGCGCTCCCCGGCATCTCCGCCCGGCAAGCCGCCATCCTGTTCATTGACTCTTATACGGATGATTTCAGGGACCGCAATGATCAGGATATCACTGCTTCCGTTATTGACACGTCCCGCATTCCGCCGCTTGCCAAGGCCATTAAAGATTTCGTGCCGGTTGCGCTGGTTTCGCCGGACAAAGCCGCTCTGCAAAACGCGTACAGGATGGTCAATGCCTTCAGAAACCCCTCGGAATGCGACCTGTACGATTTCGTGAAGCTCGCCGCCGACACCACCGACCCGCGATTGAAAACCGCCGCGCAAAGGGTGATGGATTCAATAAGTTCCGCCGTAATAAAAAACAGCACCGTCGGACTGCATGTGGGAAAAGCGCATGGAATCTCCGCGTATCTGCCGCTGAAAAATTATGACGGCGAATTCGAACAGCTGATGTTCGATAAATACACCGGCTGGAGCCGGTTGATCAAGTACCTCATGGCGGACATACCGGCAGACCAGCAGGCCGGCCAATAATTCAACAAGAAGGCCCGGCGTATTTTTTCAGCCGGGCCTTTAAATACCGTTTCGCGGACTGATGCGGCACACGGCCACAGCCCGCACACGCCTGACAATCTCCCCGGCCGGTTTCGATATAGCCCGGCCCACGGCATTCCCTGCAGCAATAATCCCGGCAAACATAGCCGGCGCCGCATCACGCGCCCCGCAAGCCGCCGCCTCCGGCTAATACTCGGGCAAAACAGAAAAATCCCGTCATGCTTGCCGCACAGACTGACAAAACTGCACGAAAGCTTCCTTCTTATTTGCTATTCTATAACGGTATGCAGTTTGCAGGAGGCCAGCTATGTCCGATAAAAAAACCATAGGCATACTTACCGGCGGGGGCGACTGCCCCGGCCTTAACGCAGTCGTGCGCGCCGCCACCAAAACCGCGCTTAAATGGGGCTGGAAAGTGATCGGCTTTAAAGACGGCTACGCCGGCCTGGTGGAGGACCGGTTTACCGAGCTCGGCCCGGACAGCGTTTCCGGAATTCTCACCCGCGGCGGCACCATACTGGGCACAAGCAATACCGCAAATCCCTTTGCCTACACGCTCGCGCCGCTCGGCTCGCCCGACAAACCGGCGGACATGTCCGGCCGCACGGCCGAAACGGTCGCACGGCATAAACTGGACGCCTTGATCGCGATCGGCGGGGACGGCACCCTTTCGATCGGGCTAAAACTCATCGAGATGGGCCTGCCGGTGGTGGGCGTGCCCAAAACAATTGACAACGATCTCGCCGCCACGGACGTTACCTTCGGGTTCGATTCCGCGCTCGCCGTAGCCACCGACGCGGTTGACAAGCTGCACACCACCGCCGAATCGCACCACCGGGTAATGATTCTGGAAACAATGGGCCGCTACGCCGGCTGGATCGCGCTGCGCAGCGCGATAGCGGGCGGAGGCGACGTGATCCTGCTGCCGGAAATACCCTACAGCGACGAGGAAATCTGCCGCGCCATCCGGCGCCGCGTAAGCAACGGCAGAAATTTCAGCATTATCGTGGCCGCCGAAGGCGCGGCGCCGGCGGGCGGAGAAATGTCGGTTTACAAAACGGTCAAGGGCTCGCCGGATCCGCTGCGGCTGGGCGGAATCGGCTATAAAATAGCCGGCCAGATTGAAAAACGCTGCGGCATCTCCACCCGCGTGGTCGTGCTCGGCCATCTCCAGCGCGGCGGCACGCCCACTGCGTTCGACCGCTGGCTGGCGACCCGGTTCGGCTATCATGCGGTCAAACTCATCAGTGAAGGCAAAACCGGCTACATGACCGCGCTTAAGGGCATGGATATCGTCGCCGTACCGACAAAGGACGCGGTGCGGCAGCTGCGCCGCGTTTCCGCCGACTGCGAGGAATTGCAGGTCGCGCTGGGAACCGGAGTAAGTTTCGGAAATTCAGATTACAGGTAGGCACAAAATGGCAGACACAGCTGAAACACTGTACGGCATACACCCGGTAACGGAAGCGCTGCGCTCGAAACGGCGCAATGTCACGGCGGTCTATGTAGCGGACGGACGGCAGGGCCCCGATATCAACCGCATCCTCAAGATGGCGAAAAAGAAAGGCGCGAAAATCATCCGGTGCGACAGGCATGACGTGGAAAAAATGGCGCGCGGCAAAAACCATCAGGGCGTGGCGGCGAAAGCCGAGCCGCTTAAAATTCTGTCTTTATCCGAAGCGATCGCGCTGGACGCGGGCAACAAGCAGGCTTTCTGGCTGGGCGTGGACGAGATAAGCGATCCGCAGAACCTCGGCGCGATCATCCGCTCGGCGGCCTGCCTGGGCGTAAGCACCGTGGTCGTGCCGGGCCATCGTTCGGTAAGCGTAACCCCCACCGTCCAGCGCGTGAGCGCGGGCGCGGCGGAACGCATCAACATCGTGGCGGGCGGAAATCTCAACCAGGCCATTCTGCGCCTGAAAGACGAAGGGTTCTGGATTTACGGGGCCGACATGTCGGGCAAACCCGCGCCGGAAGTTAAATACAAACTGCCGGCGATGCTGGTCATCGGCTCGGAGAGCCACGGCATCCGGCTCAAAACCGGCGAACATTGCGACGAAATCGTGAGCGTCCCCCAGACCGGCGGGCTTGACAGCCTCAACGCCGCCGCGGCCGCCTCGATCCTGATGTACGATGTGGCGGCGAAAACGGGCCTGTGGAAATTTCAGCCCGGCGACGAGGATCTTTAGCCTGGCGCGGCCCGGCCGCGCCAGCCCGATCCTGAAACGCGGGCTGCCGTGCTGTTCGCCGCGCC from Elusimicrobiaceae bacterium encodes:
- a CDS encoding ATP-dependent 6-phosphofructokinase, whose translation is MSDKKTIGILTGGGDCPGLNAVVRAATKTALKWGWKVIGFKDGYAGLVEDRFTELGPDSVSGILTRGGTILGTSNTANPFAYTLAPLGSPDKPADMSGRTAETVARHKLDALIAIGGDGTLSIGLKLIEMGLPVVGVPKTIDNDLAATDVTFGFDSALAVATDAVDKLHTTAESHHRVMILETMGRYAGWIALRSAIAGGGDVILLPEIPYSDEEICRAIRRRVSNGRNFSIIVAAEGAAPAGGEMSVYKTVKGSPDPLRLGGIGYKIAGQIEKRCGISTRVVVLGHLQRGGTPTAFDRWLATRFGYHAVKLISEGKTGYMTALKGMDIVAVPTKDAVRQLRRVSADCEELQVALGTGVSFGNSDYR
- the rlmB gene encoding 23S rRNA (guanosine(2251)-2'-O)-methyltransferase RlmB yields the protein MADTAETLYGIHPVTEALRSKRRNVTAVYVADGRQGPDINRILKMAKKKGAKIIRCDRHDVEKMARGKNHQGVAAKAEPLKILSLSEAIALDAGNKQAFWLGVDEISDPQNLGAIIRSAACLGVSTVVVPGHRSVSVTPTVQRVSAGAAERINIVAGGNLNQAILRLKDEGFWIYGADMSGKPAPEVKYKLPAMLVIGSESHGIRLKTGEHCDEIVSVPQTGGLDSLNAAAAASILMYDVAAKTGLWKFQPGDEDL
- a CDS encoding clostripain-related cysteine peptidase, producing the protein MKNLLFALLLANFAPGSALAQALPSGKTGVIPEITAAPAARPDRLILPLQKKKWTVMIYINGKNNLGGIGWYNFDQIEQAGSDGATNIVVEIGAANTNEKREIIDYAPVELLYPVSGGKTVTLASRDNVDMGDWKELVRFAGYAKKNFPADNYMLIIWGHGTGWQSSDYGKQVQGTAPRDGEALGRAVLLDDQTGNHITTIELRAALKAMGGVDVLAYNSCLMADIGVTAEISKYADYIAGSEEIFWGPMDFEIFLKAFHALPGISARQAAILFIDSYTDDFRDRNDQDITASVIDTSRIPPLAKAIKDFVPVALVSPDKAALQNAYRMVNAFRNPSECDLYDFVKLAADTTDPRLKTAAQRVMDSISSAVIKNSTVGLHVGKAHGISAYLPLKNYDGEFEQLMFDKYTGWSRLIKYLMADIPADQQAGQ